Within Conexibacter woesei DSM 14684, the genomic segment TCCGCTATGCCGGCTCCGGGGTCGTGAGCTTCGGCCTGGCCGCCGAGGAGCCCGGCTACCCGGCCGGCCCGTTCGCCCGCGCCTTCGCGATCGCCCGCGAGGCCGGCCTGTTGTCGACGCCGCACGCGGGCGAGCTCGCCGGGCCCGAGGCCGTCCGCGAGGCGCTCGACACGTTGCTGCCCGATCGGATCCAGCACGGCGTGACCGCAGTGGGAGACCCGGCGTTGCTCGCGCGCCTGGCCGAAGGCGGGATCTGCCTGGACGTCTGCCCGACGTCCAACGTCGTGATGGGCGTCGCCTCGCTGGAGGAGCATCCGCTGCCGGCGCTGCTCGCCGCGGGCGTGCCCTGCTCGATCAACGCCGACGACCCGCTGTTCTTCGGGCCCGGCCTCCTCGACGAGTACGAGGCGTGCCGTGGGGCGATGCGCTTGAGCGACGAGCAGCTCGCCGCCGTCGCGCGGGCGTCCTTCGTCGCGTCGGGCGCCGCTCGGGACGTCGTGCGCGCGAACGTCGCGGCGATCGACCGCTGGCTGGCGACGTCCGCGGCATGAGCGCCGCACTCGCGCTCGACGGACATGCGGACGCGCTGGTCGCGCTCGTCCGCGAGGTCGGCGACGAGTTGCGTGCGGCCTTCGAGGCCGCGCCGGTCACCGGGACGGCCAAGGGTGGGGACGGCGACCTCGTCACGGTCCTCGACGTCGCCGCCGAGGACCGCCTCGTCGCGGGGCTGCGCGCGCGCTTCCCCGACGACGCGATCTGGTCGGAGGAGCGTGGGGCGGTGGGCCCGCCGTCCTCCCGCCGCTGGCTCGTCGATCCGCTCGACGGCACGAACAACGTGGTCCTCGGCCTGCCGCTCTATGGCGTGTGCCTGACGCTGCTGCACGACGGCGCGCCACGCTTCGCGATCGTCCACGACGCCCACCGCCGGTCGACGGCGGTCGCGGCGCAGGGCGGCGGCGCGACGCTCGACGGCCGGACGCCGACGGCCCGCCACGACGGCCCGCTGCGCACCGCCACGGTCTCGTGGCTGCAGGGCCACGCGGTCGGCCGCGACGACGCGAGCGCTCGGCGGATCGCCGACGCGGTCGCGCGTCGGGCCAAGCGCGTCCTGCGCACATGGGCGCCGTCGGTCGACTGGCTGCTGGCTGCGCAGGGCCGGGTCGGCGCGGTCGTGGCCTACAAGAACGAGTTGGAGGACCTCTTGGGCGGATGCCTGCTCGTCGCCGAGAGCGGCGGCGTGGTGGTCGACGGCGCCGGCCGCGCGCTGGACCTCGACGCGGTCGGGACGTCCGAGCTGACGCTCGCGGGCGCGCCCGCGGTAGTCGCCGAGCTCGCCACGGTCGTGCGGGGCGCGAGCGCGTGAGCGACTCGGCGGCGGCGCCACGCATCCGCGCGTACCTGCGCGAGCGTGCGCCGGAGCTCCGGCGCACGCTCGACGAGCTGGTCGCGATCCCGAGCTTCCCGGGCACCACGCGCCAGAACGCCTGCCAGGACGTCGTGCGCGCGGCACTGGGCGATCGCGTCGATCGCGTCGACGACTGGCGTCCCGACTGGGGCGCGGTCCGCGCGCTGCGCGCTCCCACCGGGCGCCGGCTCTACGTCCCGGTCGAGGACGAGCGCGGCGCCGAGCACGCCGCGGTGATGGACGATCTGCGGTGCGTGGTGGCCTCGATCGGCGACGGCGGCCCGCACCTCGTCCTCAATGGCCACGTGGACGTTGTGCCTGCCGACCCCGAGGCGTGGCGGTTCGACCCGTTCGCGCCGCGCCGCGACGGCGACCGGCTCTACGGCCGCGGCACCATGGACATGAAGGCCGGCCTCGTCGCCGCGCTCTACGCCGTGCGCGCGCTGGCCGACCTCGATCTGCTGCGCCGCGGCACCGTGTCGCTCGCGTCGGTGCCCGAGGAGGAATCGGGTGGCAACGGCACGTTGGCGGCGATCGCCCGCGGCCACGTCGGCGATGCGGTCGTGTTCGCCGAGCCGACCGACCTCCAGGTCGTTCACCGCCACGTCGGGATCCAGTCGTTCGCGATTCACGCGGAGGGCCGCGCCGGCGGCATCCTGCGCCGGTCCTGGGGCGTCAACGCGATCGATGCGATGGGCGATGCGATCGTCGCGCTGCGTGCGCTGTCCGAGGCCCGGAGGGCGCGCGCGCACGCGGCCGGGGGCTACGACGCCGACGACGACCCCGGCTTCGTCAACGTGGGCGTCCTCGCCGGAGGCGACTGGCCGGCGACGCGTGCGGGCGCCTGTGACGCCCGCGGCCTGATGGGCGTGCTGCCGGACGAGTCCGTGGACGCGGCCGAGGCCGAGGTGCGCGCCGCGCTGGCCGCGGCGGCGCGGCCCGAAGCTGCCGCGCTGACCGTGACGTTCGGCGCGGGCGGGCACGCGGGCGGCGAGCTGCCGGCGTCGCACCCGCTCGTGACGGCGCTGCTCGCCGGGGGCCGGGACGTGGGCGTCGCGCTGGAGCCGTCGCGCGCCGGGACGATGGTCTGCGACGCGAAGATCGTGACCGGCGGTGGCTGGGCGCCGTCGGTCGCCTTCGGCCCGGTCGGCGCCGGGCTCCACGCGGCCCACGAGTGGGTCGACGTCCCGAGCGTCCTGCGGTGCGCCGAGGTGCTCGCGGCCGGCGCGCTGCGCTTCTGCGGGGCCGCCGCCTAGTCCTGGCCGAGGACGTCGCGCAGGAAGATGCGGTTGTCGAGCGCGAGCCGCTCGGCCGCCGCGAGCGCCTCGTCGAGGCGGCCGTCGGTGATGCCCGACGCGAGCTCCTCGTGGTCGCCCAGCACCTCCGGCGACATCGAGCGCCCGGTCGGCGAGATCCGGATCGAGCTGCGGATCCGCTCCTCGAGGCTGCTCCAGATGTTGCGCAGCAGCGCCGAGCCGCTGGCCTCGATGATCGTCGCGTGCAGCCGCTGGTCGAGCGCGGTCGTCTCCGCGCCCGCTCTCACGGCTGCGCGGAGCTCGTCGAGCGCGGTCGCTACAGCGTGGCGGCCGGCCTCGGTGGCGCGCGACTGCGCGAGCCGCAGGGCGCCGACCTCGATGACCTCTCGCACGTCGACGACGTCGAGCAGGTCGCCGCTGTCCAAGAGGCCGAGCGACGCGTCGGTCTCCGTGGTCGCCAGCACGAACGCCCCGCGTCCGACCTGGACGTCTATGACCTGGAGCATGGTCAACGTCCGCAGTGCTTCGCGGACCACGGGGCGGCTGACGCCGAACTCGGTGGCCAGCTGACGCTCGGACGGCAGCTTGGTGCCGACGGGATAGTCCCCCGCGCGCAGGCGCCGCAGCAGCTCGTCGGCGACCCGCGAGGTCTGCGTGGCGCCGTTCGAGCGTTGGACGACGTTTTCAGCGAACACCATGCACCTCGGTCTGACCCGTCATACCACCAGCATGCCAGAAACCGCCGGGGATCAAGTGGTCTTACTGGTATTGCCAATTTGATCTGGGCGTGGTAGGAAAGCGACATGACATTCGAGGAGTACCTGCGGCGGATCCCGAAGGTCGAGCTGCACTGCCACATGATGGGGTCGATCCGGCCCGAGACGGTGGCGGAGCTCGCGCGCAAGAACGGGGTCGCGCTGCCGAGCGCCGACGTCGCGTCGCTGTACCGCTACAACTCGATCGACGGATTCCTCGCCGCCGCGATCCTGACGGCCTCCACGGTCCGCGACCCGGCGGACCTCTCCCGGATCGCGTACGAGTCGCTCGCCGACGGCGCGCGGCTCGGCAACCTCCGCCATCGCGAGATGTCGTTCAATCCGACACTGCCGCCGTTCGCCGGGATGTCCTACGCCGCCGCCGTGGACGGCATCGTCGACGGGCTGCGCGCCGCGGAGGTCGACTTCGGCGTCTCCTGCCGGTTGATCGCCGCGATCCACCGCGGCGACACGCCCGCGGTCGCGTGCGCGATGGTCGAGCAGGTGCTCGCGCACCCGCGCGACGAGGTGATCGGCATCGGGCTCGACGGCGCCGAGGCGCCCGACCCGCCGGAGAAGTTCGCCGACGCCTACCGGCTGGCCGCGCGGGGCGGCCTGCGCCGCACGGCGCACGCGTGCGAGGACGCGCCGGCGCGCAACGTCGCGACCTGCCTCGACCTGCTCGGGTGCGAGCGGATCGACCACGGCTACCTCGTGCTCGGCGACGAGGCGCTCGTGGAGCGCTGCCGCGAGCAGGGCGTCTGCTTCACGGTGTGCCCGACGGCGAGCGCCGTCTGCTACTTCGACGCCGACGACTTCACCGCTCACCCGATCCGCGCGATGGTGGACCGCGGCCTCACCGTGACGCTCAATTCGGACGACCCGCCGATGTTCCACACGGACATCGGCGAGGAGTACGTGCGGATGGCCCAGGCGGCCGGATGGGGCCTGGAGACCGTCCGCGAGCTGAGCCTCAACGGGGTCGAGGCGGCTTGGCTGCCCGCGGACGAGCGGCGACGCATGCGCGAGCAGTTCGAGCTGGAGCTGGAACGGCTGGAGGGAGCGCTCGTCCCGTCCTAGCGGCGCGCGGGCGGCGTCAGCCTCCGGCGAGCAGCCGGCCGTTCGGGTCGTGGTTGTGGAAGGCCTTGCGGACGGTCTCGTGCACCTCCCAGAGCACGCGCGTGCCGTTGGGGAAGAACCCGGCGTCGCCGGCGGTCAGCTCGACCGGCTCGCCGCCCTCGGGCGTGACGGTCGCGCGCCCCTCGATGAACGCCACGGTCTCGTCCGGATGGTCGAGGTAGAAGGTCCCGGGCGTGCAGTGCCACACGCCGTTGAACAGCGTGCCCTCCTCGTTGCGCCACAGCAGCGTCACGAACGCCTCCGGCGCGCCGGAGACGATGTCCTGCGCCGGGATCGGAGCGGGCTCCAGTGGTGCGTCGACGACCGAGACGTGCAGGACCCGGGCGGCGTTGTCGTTGGGCATCGCGTGAGCTCCTTCGGCTGGTTGCGGACCTATGGTCTGACAGGTAATACCAGCTTGTCCGACCCGGGCGCAACGGGCATCCCCCAAACGGGCCCGAGAGGCTTGACCCCGATGGTCAGACCTGTCATACCACTGCTCTGCAACGGTCTGGAGCCTGGGTCACGCGACACCGGCGCCGTCCTCAGCAGCAGCAGATCTCGAGGAGAGGAGCGATGTTGAGCACATCCACGGTTTGCCGCGGCGTGCTGGCCGCCGCGATCGGCGTCGCCGCGCTGGCGGTCTCGGCCTGCGGCACGGACGAGCAGAGCAGCGGATCCGGCGGAAAGGCCAAGGTGGCGTACGTCGTGCCCGGGAACCTGGGCGACGGCGCCTACCTCGACCAGCTCGACCTGGGCATCACCCGGGGCGCCGAGAAGTACGGGCTGCAGGCTCAGTCGATCGAGGCCGGCAACACGCCGACGAAGTGGGCGCCCACGATGGACGACACCGCCAATCGCGGCTTCGACGCGATCGTGAGCGCCGGATTCCAGGTCAAGGAGCTCGTCGAGCAGGCGGCCGCTCAGCACCCGGAGACGAAGTTCATCCTGGACGACGCCGCGTACGACCCCGCCAAGTGCGGCGGCTGCGAGAACATCTACTCGATCACGTACCGCTACACGGAGACCGGGTATCTCGCCGGCGTCCTGGCGGGGCTGCTGACGAAGACCGCAGGGGAGCGGATCAACAGCGACAACGTGGTCGGCTTCGTCGGCGGCCAGGACATCCCGGTCATCCAGGAGTACCTCGCGGGCTACAAGGCCGGCGTCAAGAAGGTCAACCCGCAGGCGCGGGTGATCAGCGCGTTCGCCGGCTCGTGGAGCGATCCCGCGAAGGGCAAGCAGCTCGCCGCCGGCATGATCGACCAGGGCGCCGACATCATCTGCACCGCCGCGGGCGGCACCGACAACGGGGTCTTCGAGGCCGCCGCCGCGGGCAACGCGTGGGCGATCGGCAACACCGCGCTGCAGACGGACCGTCCGCGGGTGAACGGCAAGCTCGCCGTGCTCACGGCGATGGAGACCGACGTGACCGCCGCGCAGGAGGAAGCCATGAAGCTGCTCTCCGAAGGCAAGCTCCCGGTCGGCAGCACGCGCAGCCTCGGCGTCAAGGAGGGCATCAACCGGTTGGTCGAGTCCCCGGAGTACAAGCGCTACGTGCCGGCCGACATCCGTCAGGAGATCGCGGGCATCGTGCAGGCGATCGCGGCGGGGACCCTCAAGATCGATGTCTGATCGCTCCGCGGGCGACGGGGGGCACCCTCCCAAGATCGCCGCCACCGGCGTCTGGAAGACGTACGGCAACGTCGTCGCCAATCGCGACGTCTCGATCGAGATCCCCGCGGGCGGCGTCCACGCCGTCCTGGGCGAGAACGGGGCGGGCAAGTCGACGCTGATGCGCATGTTCTACGGCGTCGAACAGCCCGATCGGGGAGCGATCCTGCTCGACGGCGAGCCGATCGTCATCCGCACCCCGCGTGAGGCGATCGCTCGCGGGGTCGGGATGGTGTTCCAGCACTTCGGGCTGGTGCCGGGACTCACCGCCGTGCAGAACATCGTCCTCGGCGTCGAGCCGACGAAACGGCTGAGCGTCGACCGCGACGCGGTGGACGAGCGGGCCTCCGCGTTGATGGAGCGCTTCGACCTGAGCGTCGACCTGCACACCAAGGTCGCCGGCATGAGCGCCGCCCGGCAGCAGCGTGTCGAGATCCTCAAGGCGCTGTACCGCGGCGCGCAGGTCCTGATCCTCGACGAGCCCACGGCGCTGTTGACGCCGCAGGAGCGAACGAGCCTGTTCGCGGCGATTCGCCACATGACCACGCAGGGCACCACGGTGATCTTCATCAGCCACAAGCTCAGTGAGATCGAGCAGTTCGCCGACACCTTCACCGTGATGCGCGCCGGCCAGGTGGTGGGCGGCGGACGGCGGGCGGACCACACCCGAGACGAGCTGGTGCGGCTGATGGTGGGGACGGCGTCGATCAGCTCCCGGCGCGCGGAGTCGCGCGCGGGTCCCACCGCGCTCGCGGCAGAGGACCTGGCGGTGCCCGGCCACGGCGGGCGGCAGGCCGTCAAGGGCGTCTCGCTCGCGGTCCGTGCGGGCGAGGTGCTCGGTCTGGCCGGCGTGGAGGGCAACGGGCAGCTCGAGTTCCTGGAGACGCTCGCCGGTCTGCGCGCTCCGATCTCTGGATCGGTCAGCATCGCCGGTCGTCCGATGCGCGATTTCACCAACCGCGAGGCGCGCTCGCTCGGCGTGGGGTACGTCCCCGAGGACCGGCTGGCGACGGGCGTCGCCGGCACGGCGCCGATCGTGGACAACCTGCTCGCCAATCGCGTCGGCGAGGGTCGCTTCGGGCGCCGCGGGACGCTGCGGGTGCGCGACATGCGAGCCGAGGCCGAGCGGCTCGTCGAGCGCTACGACATCCGCTGCGACTCGATCGACCAGCCGGCCGCGAGCCTGTCGGGCGGCAACATCCAGAAGGTCGTCCTCGCGCGCGAGATCTCGACCGAGCCGACGGTCCTGCTCGTCGCCGAGCCGACGCGGGGCCTCGACGTCGGGGCCATCGCTCTCGTCCACGAGCATCTCGCCCGCGTTGCCGAGAGCGGCGCGGCGGTCATCGTGCTGTCGTCCGACCTCGACGAGCTCCTGAGTGTGGCGACGCGGATCGCGGTCTTCCGCAACGGCGAGATCGTGAGCATCGAGCCCGACGTGCCGTCCACCACCGCGCAGCAGCTCGGCCGCGCGATGCTCGGTGCCACGGCGGAGGCGGTCGCCGCATGAGATCGCTCTCGCTCCCCCGGCGCCGTGACGTCCTCACGCGGGCCGCGTCGGTCGGGTGGCTCGTCGCGATGGCGCTCGTCGTCATCTACGGCTTGCTCGCCTTGTCGGCGTCGGATCCGCTCGCGGCGACGGAGTCGCTGCTGGCCGGTCCGTTCGAGTCGCCGGGTCGCGTCACCCAGTGGCTCGGCGACTCCACGAACCTGATGCTCACCGGCCTCGCCGTCGCGCTGGTCTTCCGTGTCGGGCAGTTCTCGATCGGCCAGGAAGGGCAGGTCGCGGCGGGGGCGCTCGCGAGCGGAGCGGTGCTCCTGACCGTCGGCCCGTTCACCGGGATGTGGGTGGTCGGCCTGCTCGCCGCGATGGTCGCCGGCTTCGTCTGGGGGCTCATCCCGGGGCTCATGAAGGCCTACGCGGGCGCCGACGAGATCGTCTCGTCGCTGATGCTCAACTACGTGATGCTGCTGTTCTTCTCGCTGGCGGTCAAGCAATGGCTCCAGCTCGACCACGCTGGCTATCCGGTCTCCGACTTCTTCGCCCCGCAGGCGTGGCTGCCGCAGTTCGGGACCGCGCCACGCGTCTCGCTCGGGCTGGTGATCGCCGTGCTGCTGTGCGTCGGTGGCGCGCTCTTCCTGTCGCGCACGCGGCTCGGGTTCGAGATGAAGACGATCGGCGCCAACCCCGGCTTCGCGAGCGCTGTCGGACTGCGCGTCACGCGCTCGATCTGGCTGTCGATGGCGATGTCGGGTGCCCTGGCGGGACTCGCGGGCGGGGTCATCGCCCAGGCCGAGACCCATCGCCTGATCGTCGGGCTGTCCGGTGGCATCGGGTACGACGGGATCATCGTCGCGCTGCTGGCCGCCAGCCGGCCGCTCGCGATCCCGGTCGCGGCGCTCGGCTACGGCTACCTGCGGACCGGCGGCGACGTCGCGCAGATCACGTCAGACGTGCCGCGCGAGCTCGTGACGACGGTCCAGGGGGTCCTGATCTTGATGGTGACGATCAAGCTGACAAGCGCGGGGCGGCTTTTGCGCCGTGTCCTTCCGCCGAAGGAGCCCCCGGTCGCCTCGTCGCCACAACGCGGCCAACCGGTCGGCACCGCGACGGCGCCGGCACAGGAAGGAGGGGTCTAGCCGTGTTCGTGCACGACGTGCTTCAGGACGCGACGCCGTTCATCCTCGCCGCGATGGGCGGGCTGGTGGCCGAGCGCGCGGGGATCATAAACATCGGCCTCGAGGGCATCATGCTCGTCGGCGCGCTCGCCGCGATGCTGCTCGCGCACTACACCCACAGCCCGCTGGCCGGGGTCGCCGGGGCGGTCCTGATCGGGATGATGTTCGTCTCGATCATGGGCGTCTTCCACCTCCACTTCGGCGCGGACATGATCCTCGCCGGCTTCGCGCTCAACCTCCTCGCCACCGGCGGCACCGTGTACGTCCTGTGGCTCATCACCGGCGAGACCGGCAACGCCCTGTCGCTGGAGTCGTATCCCCTCGGGGACATCACGCTGCCGGTGGTCGACGGCATCCCGGTGCTCAAGGGCCTCTCGCAGCAGTCGCCGATCGTCTACCTGGCGCTTCTCAGCCTGCCGTTCACGGCCTGGCTGCTGTACCGCACGCGCTCGGGGATCCACATGCGTGCCGTCGGGGAGTCCGAGGACGCGGTGATCGAGGCCGGCCTGAACCCGCGCGCCCTGCGGTGGCGCGCGCTGCTGCTCTCGGGCGGGTTCTGCGCGCTGGCCGGGGCGCAGCTCTCGATGTCGACCACGACCACGTTCGTGCGCGACATGACGGCGGGGCGCGGCTTCATCGCGCTCGGGGCGGTCTACCTCGGGGCCAAGCACCCGGTGGGGACGTTCATCGCGGCGCTGATCTTCGGGGTCTTCGAAGCCCTCGCGATCACGCTGCAGATCCATACGCAGGTCCCGACCGATCTCGTCCTGATGCTCCCGTACGTGGCCACGGTCGCCGCGCTCGTCGTCGATGGTCTGCGCCGTCGCAGGGCACGGAACGCGCTGACGGCGGTGTCGGCGTGATGCGCGTCGACGCCGCGGCCGAGGGGCCGTTCGAGTTGGTGTGGAAGGACGACGAGGGCTACGAGCGACGCCGGCGCGAGCTGTGCTGGCACGAGCGCGTCGTCGATCGCCGGCCGCGCGTCATCGCTCGTCCCCGGACAGGCGATGACGTCGTGACGGCCGTGCGCCTGGCCCGCGAGCACGGGCTGCGGATCGGCGTTCGCTCCGGCGGGCACAGCTGGATCAACGCGTTCCTCGAAGACGACGCGATGGTCGTCGACCTCTCGCGGCTCGACAGCTTCACCGTGAGCCCCGAGGCGCGCACGGCGCTCCTGGAGCCGGCCGTCGAGAACCGGAAGCTGATCGCCGGTCTCGCCGCGCACGATCTGGCGTTCCCGGTGGGCCACTGCCCGTCGGTGGTCGTGGGCGGCTACCTCCTGGCCGGCGGCTTCGGTTGGAACTCGCGGATCTGGGGCGCGGCGACGCAGAGCGTCACCGCCGTCGACGTGGTGCTCGCCGACGGGCGGGCCGTGCGGGCCGACGCCGACCACGAACCGGACCTGTACTGGCTGGCGCGCGGCAGCGGCGTGGGGTTCCCGGGCATCGTGACGCGGTTCCACGTGACGCTGCAGTCGCTCCCGGTGCTGCGCTTCACCCAGCGGGCCTTGCGCGTCGCCGACGTCGACGCCGTGGCGGATTGGCTGTCGGGCGTCGTCGATCGTCAGGGACGCGAGCTGGAGATCGAGGTCGCCTTCCGCACCTCGGAGGACACCGGGGAGCCGGAGATCCTCGTGACCGCGGTGGCCTTCGGCGCGGATCCAGCCGCGGCGGCCCGCACGTTGGACGTCCTCGACGAGGTGACGTGCGGCGCGACGCCCGCTCGCGTGGTCGAGCCGGTCGAGTGCGACTTCGATCGGCTCTACGCGTACAACGAGGGCCTCTACGTCGCCGGTGCGCGCTACGCCGCGGACGCGTTCAGCACCCAGCTGGACTTCCGGTCGCTGCTGCGTCGCGCGGCGACGCTGTTCGCCGCCGCGCCCGCCGGACCCAGCTTCCTCCTCCTGGGAGCGGAGCCCGCGGCGCCTCCGGCCTACCCGCTGCTCGATCTCCCGCTGTCGCTGGGCGGCAGGAGCTTCATCGCCTGCTACGCGGTCTGGGAGGACGCCGGCGAGGACGAGCGTCACATGACGTGGCTCCGCGGGGTGGCCGAGGACCTGGACCGCGTCAGCGTCGGCCGCTACGTCGGCGAGGCCGACCTGGATGACGGGGTCAGCGGCGCCGAGACCTGCTTCGCGCCGGAGGCGTGGGAGCGCGTCCAGGCACTGCGAAGCCGCTTCGACCCCGCGGGCGTGTTCGTGACGCCGCCGGGCTGGAGGACGCGGTGAGCCGCCCGTGCTCGCCGCACTTCACGACGATCGGCTTGGGCGGCGCGTTCAATGGCCGTCGCCGGGAGCTTCCCGGCGCGCTGCGACCGCCGTCGCGCTTCGTGGATGCCGAGGGGCCGCAGACGATCCGCGGGATGCCGTTCGTGTTCGGCGCGGCGGATGCGACGGACGTCGTCCGGCTCGAGGACGACCGGGCGATCACGATCGAGCTCGGCGGCGCGCGCGCCACGTACGTCCTGCTCGTCCACGCGGTCGAGGACATCGTGACCACCTACCGCGAAGGTCTGGCCGACGACCAGACGACGGGCTGGGACCTCGGCCAGCTGGTCTCCGAGTACGCGCTCGAGTACGACGACGGGTCGATCGTCCGCACGCCGATCCTGCGCCGGTTCGCGATCCAGCAGTCGCGCTGCGAGTGGGGCAGCGCGCCGTTCGCGTGCGTCCCGGCGGCGGATGACGACGTCCTCCCGTCCGGGGACGAGATGGCGCTCCGCGGGCGCCCTGTGCTCGAAGCGGCGGCGTTGCCCGATGGTCCCGAGCTGGGCCTGACGGAGCGTGAGCTCGTCGCGTTCTCCTACGGGTTGCGTCAGCAGACGCGGACGGCCGCGCCCGGCGCCGACGGCCACCTCTGGATCTACGCGCTCCCGAACGCCGAGCCGGGCAAGCCGCTGCGCAGGCTGACGCTGCGCCCGCGGGAGGCGGCGTCGGCGGTGTACGCGGTGACGCTCACGGAGCTGGCGGAGCATCCGCTGCGGCGGGGCACGCGCCAGAAGCTGCGGCTGCGGCTCCCCGAGGGCGTGCACCTCAAGGCGGCCGACGCGATCGACGACGTCTCCGTCGATCTCGGCAGCGTCATCTCCGCGCGGCCGGCGCTCGACTACGACGCCGGCCGGTGGGCCTCCGCGGAGCCGATGGTGGAGCCGTCGCGTTCGGACCGTGAGGTGATCGTCGAGTACGCCGCCCACCCCGCGGCACGGCTCCACGTCGGCGATCTCGTCCACGAGTTGGGTCAGGCGTCCAGCGCCGTGACGGCCGTCGCGTCCGCCCAGCGCCCGGTCCGCCTGCGGTTCGTCGATGGCGGGTCGGGCGCCGGCGTGGCCGTCCGGTTGCACCTGCACGGCGAGGCGGGCGAGTACCTGCCGCCGCGGGGGCACCACCGCCGGGTCGACATCACGTGGGGTCAGGACGCCGCCGCCGAGTTCGTCAACGTCGAGAACCAGTACGCCTACGTCGATGGCGAGTGCGTCGCC encodes:
- a CDS encoding inositol monophosphatase family protein; amino-acid sequence: MSAALALDGHADALVALVREVGDELRAAFEAAPVTGTAKGGDGDLVTVLDVAAEDRLVAGLRARFPDDAIWSEERGAVGPPSSRRWLVDPLDGTNNVVLGLPLYGVCLTLLHDGAPRFAIVHDAHRRSTAVAAQGGGATLDGRTPTARHDGPLRTATVSWLQGHAVGRDDASARRIADAVARRAKRVLRTWAPSVDWLLAAQGRVGAVVAYKNELEDLLGGCLLVAESGGVVVDGAGRALDLDAVGTSELTLAGAPAVVAELATVVRGASA
- a CDS encoding M20/M25/M40 family metallo-hydrolase, producing the protein MSDSAAAPRIRAYLRERAPELRRTLDELVAIPSFPGTTRQNACQDVVRAALGDRVDRVDDWRPDWGAVRALRAPTGRRLYVPVEDERGAEHAAVMDDLRCVVASIGDGGPHLVLNGHVDVVPADPEAWRFDPFAPRRDGDRLYGRGTMDMKAGLVAALYAVRALADLDLLRRGTVSLASVPEEESGGNGTLAAIARGHVGDAVVFAEPTDLQVVHRHVGIQSFAIHAEGRAGGILRRSWGVNAIDAMGDAIVALRALSEARRARAHAAGGYDADDDPGFVNVGVLAGGDWPATRAGACDARGLMGVLPDESVDAAEAEVRAALAAAARPEAAALTVTFGAGGHAGGELPASHPLVTALLAGGRDVGVALEPSRAGTMVCDAKIVTGGGWAPSVAFGPVGAGLHAAHEWVDVPSVLRCAEVLAAGALRFCGAAA
- a CDS encoding cupin domain-containing protein → MPNDNAARVLHVSVVDAPLEPAPIPAQDIVSGAPEAFVTLLWRNEEGTLFNGVWHCTPGTFYLDHPDETVAFIEGRATVTPEGGEPVELTAGDAGFFPNGTRVLWEVHETVRKAFHNHDPNGRLLAGG
- a CDS encoding ABC transporter ATP-binding protein; amino-acid sequence: MSDRSAGDGGHPPKIAATGVWKTYGNVVANRDVSIEIPAGGVHAVLGENGAGKSTLMRMFYGVEQPDRGAILLDGEPIVIRTPREAIARGVGMVFQHFGLVPGLTAVQNIVLGVEPTKRLSVDRDAVDERASALMERFDLSVDLHTKVAGMSAARQQRVEILKALYRGAQVLILDEPTALLTPQERTSLFAAIRHMTTQGTTVIFISHKLSEIEQFADTFTVMRAGQVVGGGRRADHTRDELVRLMVGTASISSRRAESRAGPTALAAEDLAVPGHGGRQAVKGVSLAVRAGEVLGLAGVEGNGQLEFLETLAGLRAPISGSVSIAGRPMRDFTNREARSLGVGYVPEDRLATGVAGTAPIVDNLLANRVGEGRFGRRGTLRVRDMRAEAERLVERYDIRCDSIDQPAASLSGGNIQKVVLAREISTEPTVLLVAEPTRGLDVGAIALVHEHLARVAESGAAVIVLSSDLDELLSVATRIAVFRNGEIVSIEPDVPSTTAQQLGRAMLGATAEAVAA
- the add gene encoding adenosine deaminase — protein: MSRSLRALPKAHLHLHLEAGMRPATLAELAERHGVAVPPPGPYTEFAQFEAAYVGAIDALRTEDDLRRVVREVVEDAAADGATYLEPALYPCDHRPRFGADERVVELVLDELARAGAEHGVAVGLMIAGDRTRPAQECEEQARLAVRYAGSGVVSFGLAAEEPGYPAGPFARAFAIAREAGLLSTPHAGELAGPEAVREALDTLLPDRIQHGVTAVGDPALLARLAEGGICLDVCPTSNVVMGVASLEEHPLPALLAAGVPCSINADDPLFFGPGLLDEYEACRGAMRLSDEQLAAVARASFVASGAARDVVRANVAAIDRWLATSAA
- a CDS encoding ABC transporter permease, which codes for MRSLSLPRRRDVLTRAASVGWLVAMALVVIYGLLALSASDPLAATESLLAGPFESPGRVTQWLGDSTNLMLTGLAVALVFRVGQFSIGQEGQVAAGALASGAVLLTVGPFTGMWVVGLLAAMVAGFVWGLIPGLMKAYAGADEIVSSLMLNYVMLLFFSLAVKQWLQLDHAGYPVSDFFAPQAWLPQFGTAPRVSLGLVIAVLLCVGGALFLSRTRLGFEMKTIGANPGFASAVGLRVTRSIWLSMAMSGALAGLAGGVIAQAETHRLIVGLSGGIGYDGIIVALLAASRPLAIPVAALGYGYLRTGGDVAQITSDVPRELVTTVQGVLILMVTIKLTSAGRLLRRVLPPKEPPVASSPQRGQPVGTATAPAQEGGV
- a CDS encoding BMP family ABC transporter substrate-binding protein, whose amino-acid sequence is MLSTSTVCRGVLAAAIGVAALAVSACGTDEQSSGSGGKAKVAYVVPGNLGDGAYLDQLDLGITRGAEKYGLQAQSIEAGNTPTKWAPTMDDTANRGFDAIVSAGFQVKELVEQAAAQHPETKFILDDAAYDPAKCGGCENIYSITYRYTETGYLAGVLAGLLTKTAGERINSDNVVGFVGGQDIPVIQEYLAGYKAGVKKVNPQARVISAFAGSWSDPAKGKQLAAGMIDQGADIICTAAGGTDNGVFEAAAAGNAWAIGNTALQTDRPRVNGKLAVLTAMETDVTAAQEEAMKLLSEGKLPVGSTRSLGVKEGINRLVESPEYKRYVPADIRQEIAGIVQAIAAGTLKIDV
- the add gene encoding adenosine deaminase gives rise to the protein MTFEEYLRRIPKVELHCHMMGSIRPETVAELARKNGVALPSADVASLYRYNSIDGFLAAAILTASTVRDPADLSRIAYESLADGARLGNLRHREMSFNPTLPPFAGMSYAAAVDGIVDGLRAAEVDFGVSCRLIAAIHRGDTPAVACAMVEQVLAHPRDEVIGIGLDGAEAPDPPEKFADAYRLAARGGLRRTAHACEDAPARNVATCLDLLGCERIDHGYLVLGDEALVERCREQGVCFTVCPTASAVCYFDADDFTAHPIRAMVDRGLTVTLNSDDPPMFHTDIGEEYVRMAQAAGWGLETVRELSLNGVEAAWLPADERRRMREQFELELERLEGALVPS
- a CDS encoding FadR/GntR family transcriptional regulator, whose translation is MVFAENVVQRSNGATQTSRVADELLRRLRAGDYPVGTKLPSERQLATEFGVSRPVVREALRTLTMLQVIDVQVGRGAFVLATTETDASLGLLDSGDLLDVVDVREVIEVGALRLAQSRATEAGRHAVATALDELRAAVRAGAETTALDQRLHATIIEASGSALLRNIWSSLEERIRSSIRISPTGRSMSPEVLGDHEELASGITDGRLDEALAAAERLALDNRIFLRDVLGQD